In Streptomyces sp. 71268, the DNA window AGGGTACGTCGGCGCCGGCAACCTGGGCAGCGTGGTGTCGGGCCGGGTGGCGTACGCCCTGGGGCTCGAGGGGCCGGCCGTCACGGTGGACACCGCGTGTTCGTCGTCGCTGGTGGCGATGCACCTCGCGGCCCAGGCCCTGCGCCAGAACGAGTGCGATCTCGCGCTCGCGGGTGGGGTCGCCGTGATGGCCACGCCTGGCGCGTTCATCGAGTTCTCCCGGCAACGGGGGATCGCGCCGAACGGCCGGTGCAAGCCGTTCGCCGCGGCGGCCGACGGCACGGGCTGGGGCGAGGGCGCGGGCCTGGTGGTGCTGGAGCGCTTGTCGGAGGCACAGCGCAACGGCCGCACGATCCTCGGCGTCATCCGTGGCTCGGCCGTCAACCAGGACGGGGCGAGCAACGGGCTCACCGCCCCCAACGGGCCGTCCCAGCAGCGCGTCATCCGCCAGGCGCTGGCCAACTCGCGACTGTCCGCGGCGGACGTGGACGTGGTGGAGGGGCACGGCACCGGCACCACCCTCGGCGACCCGATCGAGGCACAGGCGCTGCTCGCCACCTACGGCCAGGGGCGGCCCGACGGCCGGCCGCTGTGGCTGGGGTCCATCAAGTCGAACATCGGACACACCCAGGCCGCCGCCGGCGCCGCGAGCGTCATCAAGATGGTGATGGCCATGCGGCACGGGGAGCTGCCGGAGTCCCTGCACATCGACGAGCCCAGCCCGCACGTCGACTGGACCGCCGGGGAGGTGCGGCTGCTCACCGAGACGACCGCGTGGCCGCGCCCGGACCGACCGCGCCGGGCGGGCGTCTCCGGGTTCGGCATCTCCGGGACCAACGCCCACCTGGTGCTGGAGGAGGCACCCGAGACCGAGGCCACCCCGCCCACGCCGGACCACGCCGGCCTGCTGCCCTACGTGGTGTCGGCCCGTACCCCCCAGGCCCTGCGGGCCCAGGCCCAGGCCCTGGCCGACCACCTCGCCGAGCGCCCCGACCTCTCCCCCGTCGACGTGGGTTGGTCCCTCGCCACCACCCGCACCACCTTCGACCACCGAGCCGTCATCACCGCCACCTCCCCCGAGACCCTCCACACCGCTCTGAAGTCCCTCGCCACCTCCCAGCCCCACCCCGCCCTCACCCACACCACCACAGCCCTCCCCAGCAACCCCCACCCCACCCTTGTCTTCCCGGGTCAGGGTTCGCAGTGGGTGGGGATGGGGGCGGGGTTGTTGGAGTCGTCTGCGGTGTTCGCGGCGCGGGTGGCGGAGTGTGAGCGGGCGTTGGCGCCGTACGTGGACTGGTCGCTTGCCGAGGTGCTGCGTGGCGGGGCGGACGCGGCTGACCTGGGGCGAGTCGATGTGGTGCAGCCGGTGCTCTGGGCCGTGATGGTGTCGTTGGCTGCGGTGTGGGCTGACCAGGGGGTTAAGCCGGCGGCCGTGGTAGGCCATAGCCAGGGTGAGATCGCCGCGGCCGTCGTCGCCGGTGCGCTGTCCTTGGAGGACGGCGCCAAGGTGGTGGCATTGCGGAGCAAGGCACTACGTCGCCTGGCCGGTGGTGGGGCGATGGCTTCGCTGGCGTTGAGTCAGGACAAGGCCGAAGAGTTCCTGGCCGGCCTCGGTGACAGCGCGGCGGGTGTGGGCATCGCGGCCGTCAACGGGCCGGGGTCGGCGGTGGTCTCCGGGCCGCCCGAACAGGTTCAACACGCCGTTTCCGCGCTGGAGGCTTCAGGCAGCCGGGCTCGGCTGATCGACGTGGACTACGCCTCCCACAGCCCACAAGTTGACGAGATCGCCGACGAACTCCACGAGGTCTTGGCCGGCATCAGCCCCTCCCAGGGCGAGGTGGCGTTCTACTCCACCGTCACCGCCGAACGCATCGACACCAGCACCCTGGGCACCGCGTACTGGGTGACCAACCTGCGCGAGCAGGTTCGTTTCGCGGATGCCGTACGTCAGCTTCTGGCCGACGGTCACCGCGTGTTCATCGAGGCCAGCACCCACCCCGTCCTGACCGTCGGACTCCAAGAAGCCTTCGACGAAGCGGCGGTCGAAGCCGCCGCCGTACCGACCCTTCGCCGCGAGCACGGCGGGTTGGAGCAGTTGGCGCTGTCCGTGGCACAGGCGTTCACCGCCGGCGTCAGCGTGGACTGGACCCGCTGGTACCCCAACAACCCCACACCCCACGTCGTAGACCTCCCCACCTACGCCTTCCAACGCCAGCGCTACTGGGTCGAGGGCAGCGGTGGGCAGGATGGTGATCCGGCCGGGTTGGGGCTCGTGGCTGCTGGGCATCCGCTGCTCGGGGCGGCCGTGGAGTTGGCCGAGGGGGGCTCTTACCTGCTGACCGGGCGGCTTTCGTCGCGTACGCAGGGGTGGTTGGCGGATCACACGGTGTTGGACACGGTGCTGCTGCCGGGTACCGCGTTCGCCGAGTGGGTGTTGCACGCGGGGCGGCGGGTGGGCTGTGACCACCTGGTCGAGCTGACCCTGCACGCGCCGCTGGTCATTCCGGACGGCGCGGCCGTGGACGTGCAGGTCGCCGTCGCGGGGCCCGATGCCACGGGGCAGCGGCCCGTGACGGTCCACTCGCGTCCGGCCGGTGACGCGGACGTGGCCTGGACGCGGCACGCCACCGGTGCGCTGGAGGTGTCCGCCACGTCCGAGCCCGAGGCGCTGCGTGGCGCGTGGCCGCCGCCCGGTGCCAGCAGCCTGCCGGTCAAGGGCTTCTACGCGCAGTTGTCCGAGCATGGTTACCGGTACGGCCCGGCGTTCCGGGGGCTCACGGCGGCGTGGCGGCTCGGTGACGCGATCTATGCCGAGGTGGTGCTGCCCGACCAGGAGCGGGAACGGGCGGTTGACTACGGCGTTCACCCCGCGTTGCTCGACGCCGCCCTGCACGCCCGTGCGCTGGCGGTGGCTCCCGGGTCGGACGAGGCGGAGCGGGTGTTGTTGCCGTTCGCCTGGGCGGGGGTGCGGTTGCACGCGACGGGCGCGAGTGCGCTGCGCGTGCGGATCGTGCCCACCGCTGCCGATCGGTTGGCGTTGACGGTGGCCGACCCGACGGGCGCCCCGGTGGCCACGGTGGCGGACCTGATCCTGCGGCCCGTCGCGGGTGACCAGCTCGGCCGGGCCCGCTCCGCCGGGCGGAACGCGCTGTTCCAGCTCGCGTGGCCGCAGGTCGCGCTGGAGCGGGAGGTGTCGCCTGTCGGGCGGGCGATCGTCGCGTTGGGCGATGAGGTGGCAGCCGCCGCGCTGGCCGACGCGTTGCCCGGGGCCGATCAGTACGTGGGGCTGGTGGGGTTGCGGGCGATGGTGGCCTCCGGGGGCGTCGCCCCCGACACGGTGCTGGCCTGCTTCACCTCGCCCGTCGGCGCGGGTCGGGGCGGGGCGACCGGCGCCGAACCTGGTGACACGGTGGCGGAGACGCACGAGACGACCGGCGCCCTGCTCGCCCTGTTGCAGGAGTTCCTGGCCGCCCCTGAATTCGCCGACAGCCGGCTGGTCGTGGTCACGCGGCGGGCCGTCGCCGCCTCCGGCCACGAAGACGTCGCGTCGTTGCCGGGTGCGGCCGTGTGGGGCCTGGCGCGCAGCGCGCAGTCCGAGAACCCCGGGCGGTGTGTGCTGCTCGACGTCGACGGGCGGGACGCCTCGTTCGGGTCCGTGGCGGCGGCGCTCGCGCTGGACGAGCCGCAGGTGGCGCTGCGCGACGGGCAGGCGTACGTGCCACGGCTCGCGCACGAGGACGGTGCCAGGCAGCTCACCCCGCCGACGGGCGCGGGGGACGCGTGGCGGCTGGGTTTGGTGGGCAGCGGCAGCCTGGAGAACCTGGCCCTGGTCGAGGCGCCGGAGAACGGGCGGCCGTTGGGCCCGGGCGAGGTGCGAGTGCGGCTGCGGGCCGGTGGCGTGAACTTCCACGACGTGGTGGTGGCGCTCGGCATGGTCGACGACCCGCGTCCGCTCGGCGGCGACGGAGCCGGCGTGGTCACCGAGGTGGGTGACGGCGTGTCCGGGTACGCGGTGGGCGACCGGGTGCTTGGCCTGTTCAACGGGACCGGGCCACAGGTCATCACGGACCAGCGCATGATCACCCGGATTCCGGAGGGGTGGACGTTCGCACAGGCGGCGACCGTGCCGTCGGCGTTCCTGACCGCGTACTACGGCCTCGCCGACCTGGCGGGGCTGCGGGCCGGCGAGCGGTTGCTGTTGCACGCGGCTACGGGTGGTGTCGGGTTGGCGGCCGTGCAGTTGGCCCGGCACTGGGGCGCGGAGGTGTACGCGACGGCGAGCCCCGGCAAGTGGCACGCGCTGCGCGAGCGGGGTTTCGACGAGCGGCACATCGCGTCCTCGCGCTCGCTGGACTTCGAGGAGCGCGTGCGGGCGGCGGCCGGTTCGGTCGACGTGGTGCTCAACTCGCTGGCAGCCGACTTCGTGGACGCCTCGCTACGGCTGCTGACGCCGGGCGGTCGCTTCATCGACATGGGGCGGACCGACATCCGCGACCCCGCCGAGGTCAGCGCCGCGCACCCCGGTGTGACGTACCGGGCCTTCGACCTGGTGACCGGAGCGGGCCCGGACCGTATCGGGGAGATGCTGGCCGACCTGTCGGCGCTGTTCGACAGCGGGGCGCTACAGCCCTTGCCGACCACCGTCTGGGACATCCGTCGCGCGCCCGAGGCGTTCCGGTTCTTCAGCCAGGCCCGCCACATCGGCAAGATCGTCCTGTCCCTGCCGGCCGCGCTCGTCCCCGACGGCACGGTCCTGATCACCGGCGGCACCGGCACGCTGGGCGCCGCCACCGCCCGACACCTGGTCACCGCGCACGGCGTACGACGGTTGCTGCTGGTCAGTCGGCGCGGCGTGGAGGCTCCCGGGGCCGGCCGGCTGGTCGACGAGCTGACCGCGCTCGGAGCGCGCGTACGCGTCGCCGCGTGTGACGCGGGCGACCGGGCAGAGCTGGCCGAGCTGCTGCGTTCCGTACCGGCGGAGCATCCGCTGACGGCCGTGGTGCACGCGGCGGGATTGCTGCGGGACGCGACGGTGCAGGCGCTCACCCCCGAGCAGGTCGCCGAGGTGCTGCGGGTCAAGGCCGACGCGGCCTGGCACCTGCACGAGCTGACCCGCGACGCGGAGTTGTCGGCGTTCGTGCTGTTCTCCGCGGCGGCCGGGCTGCTCGGTGGCGCGGGCCAGGGCAACTACGCGGCGGGCAACACGTTCCTGGACGCGCTGGCCCAGCACCGGCAGGCGCACGGGTTGCCCGCCACGTCGCTGGCCTGGGGGTACTGGGCACAGGCGACCGGCATGACGGGGGCGATGACCGACGCCGACCGGGCCCGGGTGGAGCGCGCCGGCATGGTGGCCCTGGAGACCGAGCAGGGCATGGCACTGCTCGACGTCGCGCTGGGCAGCGGGCAGCCGCTGCTGGCACCGATCCCGCTCGACCTGGCGTCGATGCGGCGCCGGGCCCGGGCCGGCGACGCCGACCCGCCCGCCCTCCTGCGCGGCCTGGTGCGCGCCGCCGCGCCGCAGGCCGCGGCCGGCGTGCCCGACGCGTCGGCGCCCGCGCTGGCCGCCACCCTGGCCGAACTCACCGAGGAGGACCGGCAGCAGGCCCTGCTCGACCTGGTGCGTTCCCATGTGGGGACGGTCCTCGGGCACGAGGCGGGCGACGCGGTGCAGGCAACCCAGAACTTCCGTGAGCTCGGGTTCGACTCGCTGACCGCCGTCGAACTACGCAACCGGCTCTCGGCCGCGACCGGCGTACGGCTCCCCGCCACGTTGGTCTTCGACCACCCGACACCGGCGGCGGTCGTCCACCTGCTGCGGGACCTGCTGGTCCCGGAGGGGGCCGCGGAGGGCGCGACGCCCTCCGGGGCGGTCCTCGCCGACCTCGACCGGGTGGGCGCCGCCCTGCCCGCGGCCATCGCGGACCGCGAGCAGCGCGCACGAATCGCCGCGCGCCTCCAGGAACTGCTGCGCACGGTGGGCGGCGCGGACGCGGCGGACGACGCCGGGGACCTGGACTCGGCGACCGACGAGGAACTGTTCGACGTGCTCGACAACGAGCTCAACGTCCCCACGGACGGCGGGCTCCGGTGAGCGCCCCCGCGCACTCCGTACGCCCTGTGAACCACGAAGGCCGCAACGATCGGGTGGATGTGACATGACGGACGACGAGAAGCTACGCAGCTATCTGAAGCGCGCGACCGCCGACCTGCGCACGGCGAAGCGGCAGTTGCGCGAGACGGCGGACCGCGCGCGGGAGCCCATCGCCATCGTCGCCATGGCCTGCGACTTCCCCGGCCACGCGACGACCCCGGAGCGGCTGTGGCAACTGGTCACCGACGGCGCGGACGTCATCTCCGGCTTCCCCGACGACCGTGGCTGGGACCTGGAGAAGCTCTACCACCCCGACCCGGGCAACGCGGGCACCAGCAGCGCCCGCGAAGGCGGTTTCCTGGAGAACGTCGCCGACTTCGACGCCGACTTCTTCGGGATCAGCCCGCGCGAGGCGCTGGCCATGGACCCGCAGCAGCGGCTGCTCCTGGAGAACGCCTGGGAGGCGTTCGAGCGGGCCGGCATCGACCGTGAGTCCCTGGTCGGCAGCGCTACGGGCGTGTTCGCCGGCGTGGACTCCTACCACTACCTGTCGCTGATCGGTGAGACGACCGACGAGTCGGCGGGGTACGTGGCCACCGGCAACCTGGGCAGCGTGGTCTCCGGCCGGATCTCGTACTCGTTCGGCCTTGAGGGGCCCGCGGTGACGGTGGACACGGCGTGCTCCTCGTCCCTGGTCGCCATGCACCTGGCCTGCCAGGCGCTGCGGCAGGACGAGTGCTCGCTGGCGCTGGCCGGCGGGGTGACGGTGATGGCCACGCCCGGCGGGTTCACCGAGTTCTCGCGACAGGGCGCGCTGTCGCCGGACGGGCGCTGCAAGGCGTTCGCGGCCGCCGCCGACGGCACCGGCTTCTCCGAGGGCTCGGGCCTCGTCCTGCTGGAGCGGCTGTCGGACGCGCAGCGCAACGGCCGTCGGGTGCTCGCCGTGATCCGTGGCTCGGCGGTCAACCAGGACGGCGCGAGCAACGGGCTCACCGCCCCCAACGGGCCGTCCCAGCAGCGCGTCATCCGCCAGGCACTGGCCAACGCGCGGCTCGCCCCGGCCGAGGTGGACGCCGTGGAGGCGCACGGCACCGGCACCTCACTGGGTGACCCGATCGAGGCACAGGCGCTGCTCGCGACCTACGGTCAGGACCGGCCCGACGACCGGCCGCTGTGGCTGGGTTCCGTCAAGTCCAACATCGGCCACACCCAGGCCGCCGCAGGCGTCGCCAGCGTCATCAAGATGGTGCAGGCCATGCGCCACGGCGTACTGCCCGCCTCGCTCCACATCGACGCGCCGACGCCGCACGTGGACTGGGACGCGGGCGCGGTACGGCTGCTGACCGAACAGGTCGACTGGGCACCCAACGGGCACCCGCTGCGCGCCGGCGTCTCCTCCTTCGGCGTCTCGGGCACCAACGCCCACCTCATCCTGGAGCAGGCGCCGGAGGCGCCCGCCGAGGAGCCGGCACCCGCCGCTCCCGAGGCTGCGACGGTTACGGGGGGCTATGTCCCGTGGGTGCTGTCGGCTCGCAGTCACGCCGCGTTGCGTGGTCAGGCCCAAGCGTTGATCGAGCACCTGGCGACGACTGCTTCGGCCGCTTCGATCACCGACATCGGCTGGTCCCTGACCACCACCCGCACCACCTTCGACCACCGAGCCGTCCTCACCGGCCAAGACCAAGACACATTCCTCGCCGGCCTCCAAGCACTGGCCACCGACACCACCCACCCCACCCTCACCAACCCCGGCACCCCCACACTGACCGGCGACCTCGGCCCCGTCCTGGTCTTCCCGGGACAAGGGTCACAGTGGGTGGGAATGGGTGCGGGGTTGTTGGAGTCCTCGCCGGTGTTCGCGGCGCGGGTAGCCGAGTGTGAGCGCGCACTGGCGCCGTACGTGGACTGGTCGCTTGCCGAGGTGTTGCGGGGTGGTGTGGGCGCGGCTGACCTGGGCCGCGTGGATGTGGTCCAGCCGGTGTTGTGGGCCGTGATGGTCTCCCTCGCGGCGGTGTGGGCTGACCAGGGTGTGAAGCCGGCGGCTGTGGTGGGTCATAGCCAGGGTGAGATCGCGGCCGCTGTCGTCGCCGGTGCACTGTCCTTGGAGGACGGTGCGAAGGTGGTGGCGCTACGGAGCAAGGCACTACGCCGCCTTGCCGGTGGTGGCGCCATGGCCTCGCTCGCGCTGAGTCAGGACAAGGCCGAAGAGTTCCTGACCGGGCTGGGTGACAGCGCGGCGGGTGTGGGCATCGCGGCCGTCAACGGGCCCGGCTCCGCCGTGGTCTCCGGACCGCCCGAGCAGGTTCAACACGCCGTCTCCGCGCTGGAAGCTTCAGGCGGCCGGGCTCGGCTGATCGACGTGGACTACGCCTCCCACAGCCCACAAGTCGATGAGATCGCCGACGAGCTCCACGAGGTGTTGGCCGGCATCAGCCCGACCCAGGGCGAGGTGGCGTTCTACTCCACCGTCACCGCCGAACGCATCGACACCACCACCCTGGACACCGCCTACTGGGTCACCAACCTGCGCGAACAAGTCCGCTTCGCCGACGCCGTACGCCAACTCCTGGCCGACGGCCACCGCGTCTTCATCGAGGCCAGCACCCACCCCGTCCTGACCGTCGGACTCCAAGAAGCCTTCGACGAGGTCGGAGTCGAAGCCGCCGCCGTACCGACCCTTCGCCGCGAACACGGCGGATTGGAGCAGTTGGCACAGTCCGTAGCACAAGCCTTCACCGCCGGCGTGAACGTGGACTGGACCCGCTGGTACCCCAACAACCCCACACCCCACGTCGTGGACCTCCCCACCTACGCCTTCCAGCGGGAGCGGTACTGGTTGGAGGACACCAGCGGGCGGGGCGGCGATGCCACGCAGCTGGGGTTGACGGCTGCCGGGCATCCGCTGCTCGGAGCCGCCGTGGAGCTGGCCGATGGTGGGGGCCGGTTGCTGACGGGGCGGCTGTCTGTCGCGTCCCAGCCGTGGCTGGCCGAGCATGTCGTGGCGGGTACGGCGCTGCTGCCGGGTGCCGCGCTGGTGGAGTGGGCGCTGCGGGCCGCGGACGAGGTGGGCAGTGGTGGGTTGGACGAGCTGGCGCTCCAGGCACCGCTGGTGTTGCCCGCCTCCGGTGGGTTGCGGGTGCAGGTGGCGGTGGCCGCCGCGGGTGCGGACGGCCGGCGCGAGGTGCGGGTCTTCTCGCGGCCCGAGCAGGAGGAGGACGCTCCCTGGGTGACACACGCCGTCGGGGTGCTCAGCCCGCCGTCGGCGGGTGACGAGCCGGTCGGCGGGCTCGCGGGCGCCTGGCCGCCGGCCGGTGCGAAGCCGGTGGACGTCACGGAGTTCTACGCCCAGGCCGAGGCGGCCGGGTACGGCTACGGGCCCGCGTTCCAGGGGCTGGAGGCGGCTTGGCGGCAAGGGACCGAGGTGTTCGCGGAGATCACGCTGCCGGAGGCGGCTGGCAAGCGCGACGGGTACGGCATTCACCCGGCCCTGCTCGACGCCGCGTTGCAGCCCTCGCTGTTGATGGAGCAGCCCGACGGGGCGGACGGCGGACTTCGGCTGCCGTTCGCGTGGACCGGGGTGCGTCTGTGGGCGGCCGAGGCCAGCACGGTGCGGGTCCGGGTCGGGCGGGACGCGGAACGGGACGCCCTGCGCCTGACGGTGGCCGATGCCGTGGGCGCGCCGGTGCTCACCGTGGACTCGTTGGTGACCCGGCCCGCCGAGAGTGGGCAGCTCCAGGCGGCGACCGCCGCGCGGGGCGTGGACGGGTTGTTCGTCCCGGAGTGGACCGCGTTGCCGGCCCCGGCCGCCACGCGGTCGGCGCAGGCCGTGCTCGGCGACGGCGGTTGGGCCGTGCTCGGTGCCGACACGCTCGCCCTCGGCGAACTGTCGGTGCCAGGGGCAGACGGGTCGCGGCCGGTGCGGTACGCGGATCTGGAGGCGCTGGTCACCGCGTTGGACGAGGGCGAGCCCGCTCCGTCGGTGGTGCTGACCGAGGCCGTGGGCTCGGCTGACGACGGGTTGCGGGTGGCGCAGGAGTTGCTGGGTTTGGTGCAGAGTTGGTTGCTGCGTCCGGCGCTGGCCGACGCCCATCTCGTGGTCGTCACGCGGGGCGCCGTACACACCGGTGGTGCGGCGGCCGAGCTGGATCTCGCCGGGGCCGGCGCCTGGGGGTTGCTGCGCAGCGCGCAGTCGGAGAACCCCGGGCGTTTCCTCCTGCTCGACGTGGACGCGGACGTGGAACCGGAGGCTGTGGCGGAGTTGCCGCAGGCCGTGGCCCGGGGCGTGGAGCTGGGTGAGCCGCAGCTCGCGTTGCGGGCGGGGCGCGTGTTGGCGCCGAGGCTCGCGCGGGCGCGGGGCGGGGCCTCGGCGGACGAGGGTGTGGTGGGGCGGCTCGACCCCGACGGCACGGTTCTCATCACGGGTGGCACCGGAACGCTGGGGGCCCTGGTGGCCGAGCACCTGGTGCGTACGGGACAGAGCGGGCACCTGCTGTTGGTCAGCCGCAGCGGGCCGCGGGCGGCGGGCGCGGACGAACTCGCCGCACGACTGACGAGGTTGGGCGCGCGGGTGCGGATCGTGGCGGCCGACGTGGCCGACCCGGAGGCCGTTGCCACCCTGCTCGCGAGGGTGGCGCCCGAGCACCCGTTGACCGGCGTGGTGCACGCGGCCGGCGTGCTGGAGGACGCGGTGCTCACCTCGCAGTCCGCGGATCGGCTGGCCCGGGTGTGGGGCCCGAAGGCGGGGGCCGCGGTGGTGTTGCACGCGGCGACCTCGGGGCTCGACCTGGGGCTGTTCGCCATGTTCTCCTCGACGGCGGCCACGCTGGGCTCCTCGGGGCAGGCCAACTACGCGGCGGCGAACTCCTTCTGCGACGCGCTGGCGGCGCACCGGCAGGCGCTCGGGTTGCCGGGGGTGTCCATCGCGTGGGGCCTGTGGGGTGACGCGAGTGGCATGACCGGGCACCTGGACGAGGCGGCGCTGGAGCGCATGGCCCGCTCGGGCATCCACCCGATGGCCGCCGAACAAGGGCTTGACCTGCTGGACGCCGCCGTACGCCACGGGGCGCCGCACCTGGTCGCCATGGACCTGGACGTGCGCGCGCTGGCCGGCCAGCCGGCGCTGACGCTGCCCGCCCCGCTGCGCGGCCTCACCGCGGGCGGGCCCGCGCGCCGTACCGCGGCGGCCGGCCAGCCGCTGACGGACTGGGCCGGGCACCTGGCGACGCTGCCGGTGGACGAGCAGCACCGGGTGTTGCTCAACCTGGTGCTCACGCACGCGGCCGCCGCGCTCGGCCACGCCGATCCCGGTCGGCTGCACGTCGAGCGCGGCTTCCTCGAAGTCGGGTTCGACTCGCTGACCGCGATCGAGCTGCGCAACCGGTTGGGCAGCGTGACCGGGCTACGGCTGCCGACCACGCTCATCTTCGACCACCCGAACCCGGTGGCGCTGGCCGCGCACCTGCACGCCGAGCTGGCGCCACCCGCCGCGGACCCGCTGCCGCCGCTGCTCGGCGAGTTGGAGCGGATGGAGGACGCGCTGCTGGCCCTCGCGCGGGACGCGGCGGCGCGCGAGGCGCTGCACGAGCGGCTGCGCACCACCCTGACCAGGCTGGAGGCGCTGGGCGGCGGCTCGGCGGAGCCGACGGACCCCGCGGCCGAGGCGGCGGTCAGCGGCAAGATCCAGGGGGCCACCGCTGACGAGATCTTCCAGTTCATCGACCAGGACCTGGGCCGGAGCGACAACGGAGAGCACATGGGGAGCACGCGTTGATTGACGAGCGAAGCCGCAAGAAGCTCATGGTGGAACACAGCCGCCTGCT includes these proteins:
- a CDS encoding type I polyketide synthase; amino-acid sequence: MTDDEKLRSYLKRATADLRTAKRQLRETADRAREPIAIVAMACDFPGHATTPERLWQLVTDGADVISGFPDDRGWDLEKLYHPDPGNAGTSSAREGGFLENVADFDADFFGISPREALAMDPQQRLLLENAWEAFERAGIDRESLVGSATGVFAGVDSYHYLSLIGETTDESAGYVATGNLGSVVSGRISYSFGLEGPAVTVDTACSSSLVAMHLACQALRQDECSLALAGGVTVMATPGGFTEFSRQGALSPDGRCKAFAAAADGTGFSEGSGLVLLERLSDAQRNGRRVLAVIRGSAVNQDGASNGLTAPNGPSQQRVIRQALANARLAPAEVDAVEAHGTGTSLGDPIEAQALLATYGQDRPDDRPLWLGSVKSNIGHTQAAAGVASVIKMVQAMRHGVLPASLHIDAPTPHVDWDAGAVRLLTEQVDWAPNGHPLRAGVSSFGVSGTNAHLILEQAPEAPAEEPAPAAPEAATVTGGYVPWVLSARSHAALRGQAQALIEHLATTASAASITDIGWSLTTTRTTFDHRAVLTGQDQDTFLAGLQALATDTTHPTLTNPGTPTLTGDLGPVLVFPGQGSQWVGMGAGLLESSPVFAARVAECERALAPYVDWSLAEVLRGGVGAADLGRVDVVQPVLWAVMVSLAAVWADQGVKPAAVVGHSQGEIAAAVVAGALSLEDGAKVVALRSKALRRLAGGGAMASLALSQDKAEEFLTGLGDSAAGVGIAAVNGPGSAVVSGPPEQVQHAVSALEASGGRARLIDVDYASHSPQVDEIADELHEVLAGISPTQGEVAFYSTVTAERIDTTTLDTAYWVTNLREQVRFADAVRQLLADGHRVFIEASTHPVLTVGLQEAFDEVGVEAAAVPTLRREHGGLEQLAQSVAQAFTAGVNVDWTRWYPNNPTPHVVDLPTYAFQRERYWLEDTSGRGGDATQLGLTAAGHPLLGAAVELADGGGRLLTGRLSVASQPWLAEHVVAGTALLPGAALVEWALRAADEVGSGGLDELALQAPLVLPASGGLRVQVAVAAAGADGRREVRVFSRPEQEEDAPWVTHAVGVLSPPSAGDEPVGGLAGAWPPAGAKPVDVTEFYAQAEAAGYGYGPAFQGLEAAWRQGTEVFAEITLPEAAGKRDGYGIHPALLDAALQPSLLMEQPDGADGGLRLPFAWTGVRLWAAEASTVRVRVGRDAERDALRLTVADAVGAPVLTVDSLVTRPAESGQLQAATAARGVDGLFVPEWTALPAPAATRSAQAVLGDGGWAVLGADTLALGELSVPGADGSRPVRYADLEALVTALDEGEPAPSVVLTEAVGSADDGLRVAQELLGLVQSWLLRPALADAHLVVVTRGAVHTGGAAAELDLAGAGAWGLLRSAQSENPGRFLLLDVDADVEPEAVAELPQAVARGVELGEPQLALRAGRVLAPRLARARGGASADEGVVGRLDPDGTVLITGGTGTLGALVAEHLVRTGQSGHLLLVSRSGPRAAGADELAARLTRLGARVRIVAADVADPEAVATLLARVAPEHPLTGVVHAAGVLEDAVLTSQSADRLARVWGPKAGAAVVLHAATSGLDLGLFAMFSSTAATLGSSGQANYAAANSFCDALAAHRQALGLPGVSIAWGLWGDASGMTGHLDEAALERMARSGIHPMAAEQGLDLLDAAVRHGAPHLVAMDLDVRALAGQPALTLPAPLRGLTAGGPARRTAAAGQPLTDWAGHLATLPVDEQHRVLLNLVLTHAAAALGHADPGRLHVERGFLEVGFDSLTAIELRNRLGSVTGLRLPTTLIFDHPNPVALAAHLHAELAPPAADPLPPLLGELERMEDALLALARDAAAREALHERLRTTLTRLEALGGGSAEPTDPAAEAAVSGKIQGATADEIFQFIDQDLGRSDNGEHMGSTR